A genomic segment from Leopardus geoffroyi isolate Oge1 chromosome A2, O.geoffroyi_Oge1_pat1.0, whole genome shotgun sequence encodes:
- the LOC123605662 gene encoding transmembrane reductase CYB561D2 isoform X2: MALSVETESHIYRALRTASGAAAHLVALGFTIFVAVLARPGSSLFSWHPMLMSLAFSFLMTEALLVFSPESSLLRSLSRKGRARCHWVLQLLALLCALLGLGLVILHKEQLGKAHLATWHGRAGLIAVLWAGLQCSGGVGLLYPKLLPRWPLAKLKLYHATSGLVGYLLGSASLLLGMCSLWFTATVTGGVWYLAVLCPVITSLVIMSQVSNAYLYRKRIQP; the protein is encoded by the exons ATGGCCCTTTCTGTGGAGACCGAGTCGCACATCTACCGAGCTCTGCGCACTGCCTCTGGGGCTGCTGCCCACCTTGTGGCCCTGGGCTTTACGATCTTTGTGGCTGTGCTTGCCAGGCCTGGCTCCA GTCTGTTCTCCTGGCACCCCATGCTTATGTCTCTGGCT TTCTCTTTCCTGATGACCGAGGCACTGCTGGTGTTCTCTCCTGAGAGTTCGCTGCTGCGCTCCCTCTCACGGAAGGGCCGAGCACGCTGCCACTGGGTACTGCAGCTGCTGGCCCTGCTGTGTGCACTGCTGGGCCTAGGTCTTGTCATCCTCCATAAGGAACAGCTTGGCAAAGCCCACCTGGCCACGTGGCATGGGCGGGCAGGGCTGATAGCCGTGCTGTGGGCCGGGTTGCAGTGCTCAGGTGGGGTGGGGCTGCTCTACCCTAAACTGCTGCCCCGCTGGCCCCTGGCTAAGCTCAAGCTATACCATGCCACTTCTGGGCTAGTGGGCTACCTTCTGGGTAGTGCCAGCCTCTTGTTGGGCATGTGCTCCCTCTGGTTCACCGCCACAGTCACTGGTGGGGTCTGGTACCTTGCTGTGCTATGCCCTGTCATTACCAGTTTGGTCATCATGAGTCAGGTGAGCAACGCCTACCTGTACCGCAAAAGGATCCAGCCATGA
- the LOC123605662 gene encoding transmembrane reductase CYB561D2 isoform X1: MHSIRQPLPMAPAEPRSVVSDGWNPCEHPSETARRPGWWIKHACALTPVKLSAQRRLRSMTERLQPLARLTMALSVETESHIYRALRTASGAAAHLVALGFTIFVAVLARPGSSLFSWHPMLMSLAFSFLMTEALLVFSPESSLLRSLSRKGRARCHWVLQLLALLCALLGLGLVILHKEQLGKAHLATWHGRAGLIAVLWAGLQCSGGVGLLYPKLLPRWPLAKLKLYHATSGLVGYLLGSASLLLGMCSLWFTATVTGGVWYLAVLCPVITSLVIMSQVSNAYLYRKRIQP, translated from the exons ATGCATTCGATACGGCAGCCGCTGCCCATGGCGCCAGCAGAGCCCAGGTCTGTAGTCTCTGACGGCTGGAACCCCTGCGAACACCCGTCGGAAACAGCCCGAAGGCCTGGATGGTGGATCAAGCACGCTTGCGCACTCACACCCGTCAAGCTGTCTGCTCAACGGCGCCTGCGCAGCATGACGGAGAG GCTCCAGCCACTGGCCCGGTTGACCATGGCCCTTTCTGTGGAGACCGAGTCGCACATCTACCGAGCTCTGCGCACTGCCTCTGGGGCTGCTGCCCACCTTGTGGCCCTGGGCTTTACGATCTTTGTGGCTGTGCTTGCCAGGCCTGGCTCCA GTCTGTTCTCCTGGCACCCCATGCTTATGTCTCTGGCT TTCTCTTTCCTGATGACCGAGGCACTGCTGGTGTTCTCTCCTGAGAGTTCGCTGCTGCGCTCCCTCTCACGGAAGGGCCGAGCACGCTGCCACTGGGTACTGCAGCTGCTGGCCCTGCTGTGTGCACTGCTGGGCCTAGGTCTTGTCATCCTCCATAAGGAACAGCTTGGCAAAGCCCACCTGGCCACGTGGCATGGGCGGGCAGGGCTGATAGCCGTGCTGTGGGCCGGGTTGCAGTGCTCAGGTGGGGTGGGGCTGCTCTACCCTAAACTGCTGCCCCGCTGGCCCCTGGCTAAGCTCAAGCTATACCATGCCACTTCTGGGCTAGTGGGCTACCTTCTGGGTAGTGCCAGCCTCTTGTTGGGCATGTGCTCCCTCTGGTTCACCGCCACAGTCACTGGTGGGGTCTGGTACCTTGCTGTGCTATGCCCTGTCATTACCAGTTTGGTCATCATGAGTCAGGTGAGCAACGCCTACCTGTACCGCAAAAGGATCCAGCCATGA
- the NPRL2 gene encoding GATOR complex protein NPRL2: MGSGCRIECIFFSEFHPTLGPKITYQVPEDFISRELFDTVQVYIITKPELQNKLITVTAMEKKLIGCPVCIEHKKYSRNALLFNLGFVCDAQAKTCALEPIVKKLAGYLTTLELESSFVSTEESKQKLVPIMTILLEELNASGRCTLPIDESNTIHLKVIEQRPDPPVAQEYDVPVFTKDKEDFFNSQWDLTTQQILPYIDGFRHVQKISAEADVELNLVRIAIQNLLYYGVVTLVSILQYSNVYCPTPKVQDLVDDKSLQEACLSYVTKQGHKRASLRDVFQLYCSLSPGTTVRDLIGRHPQQLQRVDERKLIQFGLMKNLIRRLQKYPVRVSREERSHPARLYTGCHSYDEICCKTGMSYHELDERLENDPNIIICWK; this comes from the exons ATGGGCAGCGGCTGCCGTATCGAATGCATATTCTTCAGCGAGTTCCACCCCACGCTGGGACCCAAGATCACCTATCAG GTCCCTGAAGACTTCATCTCCCGGGAGCTGTTTGACACAGTCCAAGTGTACATCATCACCAAGCCAGAGCTGCAGAACAAGCTTATCACTGT CACAGCCATGGAGAAGAAACTGATCGGCTGCCCTGTATGCATCGAGCACAAGAAGTACAGCCGCAATGCCCTGCTCTTCAACCTAGGCTTCGTGTGTGATGCTCAGGCTAAGACCTGTGCCCTTGAGCCCATCGTCAAAAAGCTGGCTGGCTACCTGACCACACTGGAG CTAGAGAGCAGCTTCGTGTCAACAGAGGAGAGCAAGCAGAAGTTGGTGCCCATCATGACCATCTTGCTGGAGGAGCTAAATGCCTCAGGCCGGTGCACTCTGCCCATCG ATGAGTCCAACACCATCCACTTGAAGGTGATTGAGCAGCGGCCTGACCCTCCTGTGGCCCAGGAGTATGATGTGCCTGTCTTTACCAAAGACAAGGAGGATTTCTTCAACTCACAGTGGGACCTCACCACACAACAG atCCTGCCCTACATTGACGGCTTCCGCCATGTCCAGAAGATCTCAGCAGAGGCAGATGTGGAGTTAAACCTGGTGCGCATTGCCATCCAGAACTTGCT GTATTATGGTGTTGTGACACTGGTGTCCATCCTCCAG TATTCCAATGTGTACTGCCCGACACCCAAGGTCCAGGACCTGGTAGATGACAAGTCCCTGCAGGAAGCATGTTTATCCTATGTGACCAAGCAAG GGCACAAGAGGGCCAGTCTCCGGGATGTGTTCCAGCTGTACTGCAGCCTGAGCCCTGGCACTACTGTGAGAGACCTCATTGGCCGCCACCCCCAGCAGCTGCAACGCGTTGATGAACG GAAGCTTATCCAGTTCGGGCTTATGAAGAACCTCATCCGACGACTACAGAAGTATCCTGTGCGGGTGTCTCGGGAGGAGCGGAGCCATCCTGCCCGGCTTTACACAGGCTGCCACAGCTACGATGAAATCTGTTGCAAAACAG GCATGAGCTACCACGAGCTTGATGAACGGCTGGAAAATGACCCCAACATCATCATCTGCTGGAAGTGA
- the TMEM115 gene encoding transmembrane protein 115, with protein MQRALPGARQHLGAILASASVVVKALCATVLFLYLLSFAVDTGCLAVTPGYLFPPNFWIWTLATHGLMEQHVWDVAISLATVVVAGRLLEPLWGALELLIFFSVVNVSVGLLGAFAYLLTYMASFNLVYLFTIRIHGALGFLGGVLVALKQTMGDCVVLRVPQVRVSVVPMLLLGLLLLLRLATLLQSPALASYGFGLLSSWVYLRFYQRHSRGRGDMADHFAFATFFPEILQPVVGLLANLVHGLLVKVKICQKTVKRYDVGAPSSITISLPGTDPQDAERRRQLALKALNERLKRVEDQSVWPSMDDDEEEAGAKVDSPLPSDKAPMLPGKGAAPESSLITFEAAPPKL; from the exons ATGCAGCGCGCCCTACCGGGCGCCCGCCAGCACTTGGGGGCCATCCTGGCCAGCGCCAGCGTGGTGGTGAAGGCCCTGTGTGCGACAGTACTCTTCCTCTACCTGCTGTCCTTCGCCGTGGACACGGGCTGCCTGGCGGTTACCCCAGGCTACCTCTTTCCGCCCAACTTCTGGATCTGGACCCTGGCCACCCATGGGCTGATGGAACAGCACGTGTGGGATGTGGCTATCAGTCTTGCCACGGTGGTGGTGGCTGGACGTTTGCTGGAGCCCCTCTGGGGGGCCTTGGAGCTGCTCATCTTCTTCTCAGTGGTGAACGTGTCAGTGGGGTTGTTGGGGGCCTTCGCCTACCTCCTCACCTACATGGCTTCCTTCAACTTGGTCTACCTTTTCACTATCCGCATCCACGGAGCCCTGGGCTTCCTAGGTGGTGTCCTGGTGGCACTCAAGCAAACCATGGGGGACTGTGTGGTCTTGCGTGTGCCCCAGGTGCGTGTCAGCGTGGTACCTATGCTGCTGttggggctgctgctgctgttgcggCTGGCCACACTGCTCCAGAGCCCAGCACTGGCCTCCTATGGCTTTGGGCTGCTCTCCAGTTGGGTTTATCTTCGCTTCTACCAGCGCCATAGCCGAGGCCGAGGGGATATGGCTGACCACTTCGCTTTTGCCACCTTCTTCCCTGAGATTCTGCAGCCCGTGGTGGGGCTGTTAGCGAACTTGGTGCACGGCCTCCTGGTGAAGGTAAAGATATGCCAGAAGACGGTGAAGCGCTATGATGTAGGTGCCCCGTCTTCCATCACCATCAGCCTCCCAGGGACAGACCCTCAAGATGCAGAACGGAGAAG GCAACTGGCCCTGAAGGCCCTCAATGAGCGGCTGAAGAGAGTGGAGGACCAGTCCGTCTGGCCAAGCATGGATGACGATGAAGAAGAGGCAGGGGCCAAGGTGGATAGCCCTCTACCCTCAGACAAGGCCCCCATGCTCCCAGGGAAGGGGGCTGCCCCAGAATCCAGCCTGATCACCTTCGAGGCAGCTCCGCCGAAGCTGTAA